Proteins found in one Synechococcus sp. LA31 genomic segment:
- the psaM gene encoding photosystem I reaction center subunit XII yields the protein MTSLTQAEVLIALVVAAHAGVLAVRLAASLYRA from the coding sequence ATGACGTCTCTCACCCAGGCCGAAGTGCTGATTGCCCTGGTGGTGGCTGCCCATGCTGGCGTACTCGCCGTGCGTCTGGCTGCGAGCCTCTACCGCGCCTGA
- a CDS encoding CRR6 family NdhI maturation factor — protein sequence MPPARPVLIEQQQVLERSLVPLEPWFSLAPEALLQQSDSLELTFHWTRSSDDPRELSEIPELRIWSLRADALCPWLPVLLERSTGQLTRHVAMLLPHSFSRSEGIRFAPESLELWMTHRLFLLDHWSRSHGLNCRGNLEQMAAVLGFELDGSFWQGLS from the coding sequence TTGCCCCCTGCACGACCCGTGTTAATCGAGCAGCAGCAGGTGCTGGAGCGCAGCCTCGTGCCGCTTGAGCCATGGTTTTCGCTGGCGCCTGAAGCCCTGTTGCAGCAGAGCGACAGCCTGGAGCTCACTTTCCACTGGACCCGCTCCAGCGATGATCCCCGCGAACTTTCCGAGATCCCCGAGCTGCGGATCTGGAGCCTGCGCGCCGATGCTCTCTGCCCCTGGCTGCCCGTGCTGCTGGAACGCAGTACTGGCCAGCTCACCCGCCATGTGGCGATGCTGCTCCCTCATAGCTTCAGCCGCAGCGAAGGCATTCGCTTCGCACCCGAAAGCCTGGAGCTGTGGATGACCCATCGGCTGTTCCTCTTGGATCATTGGTCGCGCAGCCATGGGCTCAACTGCCGCGGCAATCTTGAGCAGATGGCAGCCGTGCTCGGCTTCGAGCTGGATGGCAGCTTCTGGCAGGGGCTTAGCTAA
- a CDS encoding sulfite exporter TauE/SafE family protein — MPWDLLPLLPLGLLAGLLSGLLGIGGGLVFSPLLLAMGLTPHQALATSTLAILPTTMAGSWAHLRSGQVPPRAVLAIAAGAIAGAMVFSRAGDGLQGWHLLSLQALMYGVLALVISPRRSDSADADVRLPLPGLTAVGLVAGWSSGLLGVGGGLVMVPLMVQGLKIRVYQAIRLSTIAVCASAATAAITFTGDGRGNLGMGFLLGGAAAVAAQWSASRLQSVSETKLVWLLRALCALLALDAGRRAVQLALSA, encoded by the coding sequence ATGCCATGGGACCTGCTGCCGCTGCTGCCGCTGGGGTTGTTAGCCGGCTTGCTCTCCGGCCTGCTGGGCATCGGCGGCGGCCTGGTGTTCTCGCCCTTGCTGTTGGCTATGGGGCTCACACCCCATCAGGCTCTCGCCACCAGCACCCTGGCGATCCTGCCCACCACCATGGCCGGCAGCTGGGCCCACCTGCGCAGCGGACAGGTGCCACCTCGCGCGGTGCTGGCCATCGCAGCTGGAGCCATTGCGGGAGCCATGGTGTTCAGCCGCGCCGGCGACGGCCTGCAGGGCTGGCACCTACTCAGCTTGCAGGCACTGATGTATGGCGTGCTGGCCTTGGTGATCTCGCCCCGCCGCAGCGACAGCGCTGATGCCGACGTGCGTCTGCCCCTGCCGGGGCTCACCGCCGTGGGTCTGGTAGCCGGCTGGTCGAGCGGGTTGCTGGGGGTGGGCGGCGGCCTGGTGATGGTGCCGCTGATGGTGCAGGGATTAAAGATCCGCGTCTACCAGGCGATCCGGCTCAGCACCATCGCTGTATGCGCCTCCGCAGCCACCGCAGCCATCACCTTCACCGGTGATGGGCGCGGCAACCTCGGGATGGGATTCCTGCTGGGCGGAGCCGCAGCGGTGGCAGCGCAATGGTCGGCCTCGCGGCTTCAATCCGTGAGTGAAACCAAGCTGGTGTGGCTGCTGCGAGCGTTGTGCGCGCTGCTCGCGCTCGATGCGGGACGGCGGGCGGTGCAGCTCGCCCTTAGCGCTTAG
- a CDS encoding lipoate--protein ligase family protein, giving the protein MSPPLLWRWIPPLTAPGRIQMAIDRWMLQQLLRGGPPMLRLYRWSAPALSLGRHQQRWPDHWRTAGVELVRRPSGGRAVLHHGELTYALVMQPQLRSREAVYRHCCLWLQHALASAGQPLQFGQAAASTAAQRSSCFATATAADLVAGDGSKRIGSAQLWQGAALLQHGSLLLDPSIELWRRLFGADPPRLAPLPWDAQQLEIELRRAAEHHLCGGALIDQPLSPEEWSAIRALEPGAAVG; this is encoded by the coding sequence TTGAGCCCCCCCCTGCTCTGGCGCTGGATTCCGCCGCTCACGGCGCCGGGTCGCATCCAGATGGCGATCGATCGCTGGATGCTGCAGCAGTTGCTGCGCGGTGGGCCACCGATGCTGCGGCTCTACCGATGGAGCGCTCCAGCCCTCTCGCTCGGACGTCATCAGCAGCGCTGGCCTGACCACTGGCGCACCGCCGGAGTGGAATTGGTGCGACGTCCCAGTGGCGGCCGGGCCGTGCTGCATCACGGCGAGCTCACGTACGCGCTGGTGATGCAGCCACAGCTGCGCAGCCGGGAGGCGGTGTATCGCCACTGTTGTCTCTGGCTGCAGCACGCCCTGGCCAGCGCCGGTCAGCCGCTGCAGTTCGGCCAGGCCGCTGCCAGCACAGCCGCTCAGCGCAGCAGCTGCTTTGCCACGGCCACCGCCGCTGATCTTGTGGCGGGCGATGGGAGTAAGCGGATCGGTAGTGCTCAGCTCTGGCAGGGGGCCGCGCTGCTGCAGCACGGCAGCCTGCTGCTCGATCCATCAATCGAGCTATGGCGCCGCTTGTTCGGGGCTGATCCGCCCAGGCTTGCTCCGTTGCCTTGGGACGCTCAGCAGCTGGAGATTGAGCTGCGTCGGGCCGCGGAGCACCACCTGTGCGGCGGTGCCCTGATCGATCAGCCCCTCAGCCCAGAGGAGTGGAGCGCCATCCGTGCACTGGAACCAGGTGCCGCGGTGGGGTAG
- a CDS encoding site-2 protease family protein: MGEGWQLLKIRGIPLRIHPSWFVILGLATVAFQQQYSQQLKASGSALELWGLGLLTALLLFVSVLLHELGHSLVAIRQGVQVRSITLFLLGGVASVERECPTALGSLMVAAAGPLVSLVLAALLLASGHSVAHASPLLGAMVNELGGLNLILALFNLLPGLPLDGGLILKALVWQVSGSQRKGTQVATATGRFLSLLAIGLGVVLLLRGAGVGGLWLMLLGWFGLGAARSQSQLLALQAALRQLNVKDAAQRRFRVLEADANLKQLSRLRLSDGDGLPDWLLVTRQGRWLGLITDAPLQELPVQRWEQELVGDHLQPLDQLPQIQESAPLWQAVLRLDQPDTPRLLVLGAAGLPSGTLERPELAERVLEKLGVRLPPPILEAARRQGVYPLGMGLAPVARSIEASGEG; this comes from the coding sequence GTGGGCGAGGGCTGGCAGCTGCTAAAGATCCGTGGCATTCCCCTGCGGATCCACCCCAGCTGGTTTGTGATCCTGGGCCTGGCCACCGTGGCCTTCCAGCAGCAATACAGCCAGCAGTTGAAGGCCAGTGGCAGCGCTCTGGAGCTCTGGGGCCTTGGATTGCTCACGGCGCTACTGCTGTTCGTGTCAGTGCTGCTGCATGAGCTGGGCCACTCCCTGGTGGCGATTCGCCAGGGCGTACAGGTGCGCAGCATCACCCTGTTTCTGCTGGGGGGGGTGGCCAGTGTGGAGCGCGAGTGCCCCACCGCCCTGGGCTCATTAATGGTGGCCGCTGCAGGCCCCTTGGTGAGCCTCGTGCTGGCGGCACTGCTGCTGGCAAGCGGCCACAGCGTGGCCCACGCCTCGCCGCTGCTGGGCGCCATGGTGAACGAGCTGGGGGGGCTCAATTTGATCCTGGCCCTGTTCAACCTGCTGCCTGGTCTGCCCCTTGATGGCGGGCTGATTCTCAAGGCGCTGGTGTGGCAAGTGAGCGGCAGCCAGCGCAAGGGCACCCAGGTGGCGACCGCCACTGGTCGCTTCCTCTCCCTGCTGGCGATCGGCCTGGGGGTGGTGCTGCTGCTTCGCGGTGCTGGTGTAGGCGGCCTGTGGCTGATGCTGTTGGGTTGGTTTGGTTTGGGTGCTGCCCGAAGCCAGAGCCAGCTGCTGGCCCTGCAGGCAGCACTGCGGCAGCTCAACGTGAAAGATGCGGCTCAGCGGCGCTTCCGCGTGCTGGAGGCCGATGCAAACCTCAAACAACTCAGCCGCCTGCGACTGAGTGATGGCGACGGCCTGCCCGACTGGCTGCTGGTGACGCGCCAGGGCCGTTGGCTGGGCTTGATCACCGATGCACCGCTGCAGGAGCTGCCCGTGCAGCGCTGGGAGCAGGAGCTGGTGGGGGATCACCTCCAACCGCTCGATCAACTGCCCCAGATCCAAGAGAGCGCTCCGCTCTGGCAAGCGGTGCTGCGGCTCGATCAACCCGACACGCCTCGCCTCCTGGTGCTCGGTGCCGCAGGCCTGCCCAGCGGCACGCTTGAGCGGCCTGAGCTGGCGGAGCGGGTGCTCGAGAAGCTGGGCGTGCGTCTGCCCCCACCGATTTTGGAGGCGGCGCGGCGCCAGGGGGTGTATCCGTTGGGCATGGGCTTGGCTCCGGTGGCCCGCAGCATCGAAGCGAGCGGGGAAGGCTGA